The following are encoded together in the Limanda limanda chromosome 12, fLimLim1.1, whole genome shotgun sequence genome:
- the fam167b gene encoding protein FAM167A: MDFKAFGEESCEGRAEDLDSVKALTEKLKLQTRRPSYVEWQERVESRPWEDSVPVDKDTGSPDSAGGQAVSVPVLLRNENSELVVRNICGFETIDDALEFLRKELREMQVQDNRLARQLIRLRGEIHRLKVEQQCDRHKEMLDNATYELEECEEESDLLCDIPMKAAFALSTPLKHLGLTKMNINSRRFSLC, encoded by the exons ATGGATTTTAAAGCGTTTGGAGAGGAGTCGTGCGAGGGACGCGCGGAGGACCTGGACAGCGTGAAGGCGCTGACGGAGAAGCTGAAGCTCCAGACGCGCAGACCGTCCTATGTGGAGTGGCAGGAGCGCGTCGAGAGCCGGCCGTGGGAGGACAGCGTCCCAGTGGACAAGGACACTGGGAGTCCGGACTCTGCGGGGGGGCAGGCCGTCTCGGTGCCTGTGCTTTTACGCAATGAGAACTCAGAACTGGTCGTGCGCAACATCTGTGGCTTTGAGACTATTGATGATGCTTTGGAGTTTCTGAGAAAAGAGCTG agagaGATGCAAGTCCAGGACAACCGCTTGGCCCGCCAGCTCATCCGCCTGCGTGGGGAGATCCACCGGCTGAAGGTGGAGCAGCAGTGCGACCGCCACAAGGAGATGCTGGACAACGCCACGTACGAGCTGGAGGAGTGCGAAGAGGAGTCGGACCTGCTGTGTGACATCCCCATGAAGGCCGCCTTCGCCCTGTCCACCCCGCTGAAGCACCTGGGCCTCACCAAGATGAACATCAACTCCAGGCGGTTCTCACTGTGTTGA
- the LOC133015334 gene encoding probable histone deacetylase 1-B isoform X1, with protein MALTSQGTKKKVCYYYDGDVGNYYYGQGHPMKPHRIRMTHNLLLNYGLYRKMEIYRPHKASGEEMTKYHSDDYIKFLRSIRPDNMSEYSKQMQRFNVGEDCPVFDGLFEFCQLSGGGSVAGAVKLNKQQTDIAINWAGGLHHAKKSEASGFCYVNDIVLAILELLKYHQRVLYIDIDIHHGDGVEEAFYTTDRVMTVSFHKYGEYFPGTGDLRDIGAGKGKYYAVNYPLRDGIDDESYEAIFRPIMAKVMEMYQPSAVVLQCGADSLSGDRLGCFNLTIKGHAKCVEYMKSFNLPLLMLGGGGYTIRNVARCWTYETAVALDSSIPNELPYNDYFEYFGPDFKLHISPSNMTNQNTTDYLEKIKQRLFENLRMLPHAPGVQMQAIPEDAVHEDSENEEEEDPNKRISIRAHDKRIACEEEFSDSEDEGEGGRRNAASFKKAKRAKTEGEKEGEEKEKKAEEETKEVKTEEKVPEEEKMDTSKPKEESKTP; from the exons ATGGCGCTCACTTCCCAGGgaacaaagaaaaaagtttgCTACTATTACGACG GCGATGTTGGAAACTATTACTATGGCCAGGGCCATCCCATGAAGCCCCACCGCATCCGCATGACACACAACCTGTTGCTCAACTATGGCCTCTACAGAAAGATGGAGATATAC CGTCCGCACAAAGCCAGCGGAGAGGAGATGACCAAGTACCACAGTGACGACTACATTAAATTCCTGCGTTCAATCCGACCTGACAACATGTCTGAGTACAGCAAACAAATGCAGAGAT TTAATGTTGGGGAGGACTGTCCGGTGTTCGACGGTTTATTTGAGTTCTGCCAGCTCTCAGGGGGGGGCTCTGTCG CCGGGGCTGTAAAGTTGAACAAGCAGCAGACGGACATCGCCATCAACTGGGCCGGGGGCCTGCATCACGCCAAGAAGTCTGAGGCTTCTGGGTTTTGCTATGTCAACGACATCGTCCTGGCTATTTTGGAATTACTGAA GTACCACCAGAGAGTTCTGTACATAGACATTGACATCCATCATGGCGACGGCGTGGAGGAGGCCTTCTACACCACAGACCGTGTAATGACCGTTTCCTTCCATAAGTATGGCGAGTACTTCCCTGGCACAGGAGATCTGAGG GACATCGGTGCCGGGAAGGGTAAATACTACGCTGTGAATTACCCACTGAGGGACGGGATTGACGATGAGTCATATGAAGCCATATTCAGACCT ATCATGGCCAAGGTGATGGAGATGTACCAGCCCAGTGCTGTGGTTCTGCAGTGTGGAGCCGATTCCTTGTCAGGAGACCGACTCGGCTGCTTCAACCTCACCATCAAAG GCCATGCTAAGTGTGTGGAGTACATGAAAAGCTTCAACCTGCCCCTGTTGatgttgggtggggggggctacACCATCCGTAACGTGGCCCGCTGCTGGACGTATGAAACTGCTGTAGCCCTTGATTCCTCCATCCCCAATG AGCTCCCATACAACGACTACTTTGAGTACTTTGGGCCGGACTTCAAGCTGCACATCAGCCCCTCCAACATGACCAACCAGAACACCACCGACTACCTGGAGAAGATCAA GCAGCGCTTGTTTGAGAACTTGCGAATGCTGCCTCACGCCCCAGGAGTCCAGATGCAGGCCATCCCAGAGGACGCCGTACATGAGGACAGTGAAAACGAGGAAGAAGAAGACCCCAACAAACGCATCTCCA TCCGTGCTCACGACAAGAGGATagcatgtgaggaggagttcTCTGACTCTGAGGATGAAGGCGAAGGAGGCCGCAGAAACGCAGCCAGCTTCAAGAAAGCCAAGCGAGCCAAGAcagagggggagaaggagggagaagaaaaggagaagaaagctgAAGAGGAAACGAAAG aagtgaaaacagaggagaaagtgccggaggaggagaaaatggaTACATCAAA GCCAAAAGAGGAATCCAAGACCCCCTGA
- the tmem54a gene encoding transmembrane protein 54a translates to MVYLGVCCASLKDNKALMKMGLGLVLVGHVNFLLGALVHGAVLRHITGNHQARTMVYAISNVLAIVAGLMGIIGGITAIVLSKNKRNRILMWVLLVFALLAGLLAVASSLALSVSIVKAIINNGKELLTHCKFSVKDVDSSSITYECPFDPTRVYTTTIILWVPLIFMSVVETVFSFRCFAACTSFLYLCPCRKEPVQARRVRIQRRIETPTPAPDPERDLEADAETDAEAEPVEQDELLDGSTGVVQSQWL, encoded by the exons ATGGTTTATTTAG GAGTATGCTGTGCCAGCCTCAAGGACAACAAAGCCCTGATGAAGATGGGGCTGGGGCTGGTGCTGGTGGGCCACGTCAACTTCCTTCTGGGAGCACTGGTGCACGGCGCTGTGCTCAGGCACATTACCGGTAACCATCAGGCTCGCACCATGGTCTACGCCATCTCTAACGTTTTGGCCATTGTGGCAGGCCTCATG ggaATCATAGGAGGGATAACCGCCATTGTGTTGTCCAAAAACAAGAGGAACAGGATCCTG ATGTGGGTCCTGTTGGTCTTCGCCCTCCTGGCCGGCCTCCTGGCGGTTGCCTCCAGCCTGGCCTTATCTGTTTCTATTGTAAAAGCCATAATTAACAACGGCAAGGAGCTTTTAACTCACTGCAAGTTTTCTGTTAAAGACGTTGACTCTTCCAGCATCACTTACGAATGCCCCTTTGACCCCACTCGTGTATAT ACGACAACAATCATTCTGTGGGTGCCTCTGATCTTTATGTCGGTGGTGGAGACGGTGTTCTCCTTCCGCTGCTTCGCTGCCTGCACTTCATTCCTCTACCTGTGTCCGTGCAGGAAGGAGCCAGTCCAGGCGAGAAGG GTGCGAATCCAAAGGAGAATCGAAACCCCGACGCCGGCACCAGACCCAGAGAGAGACCTTGAAGCTGACGCTGAGACTGATGCTGAAGCGGAGCCAGTGGAGCAGGACGAGCTGCTGGACGGCAGCACTGGAGTCGTGCAGAGCCAGTGGCTCTGA
- the lck gene encoding tyrosine-protein kinase Lck, with the protein MGCNCSSDYSDTDWIENLDEICEHCNCPIPPQSGNPYTDQLIPCHSQHSPPTSPLPDNLVEAIYSYEPNHDGDLGFEKGDKLKIISKEDPEWYLAESLTTGQQGFIPHNFIAMTTVETQPWFFKSISRNEAMRLLLAPGNTQGSFLIRESETSQGSYSLSIRDLDHNTGEGVKHYRIRNMDNGGFYITAKISFSSLRELVQHHTRETDGLCTKLGKPCQSRAPQKPWWQDEWEIPRESLKLVRRLGAGQFGEVWMGEYNNDREVAIKKLKIGTMSVEAFLAEANMMKNLQHPRLVRLFAVVTQEPILIVTEFMENGSLVDFLKTTEGSSLPMNTLIDMASQVADGMAFIEQENYIHRDLRAANILVSHEHICKIADFGLARLIEDNEYTAREGAKFPIKWTAPEAINYGTFSIKSDVWSFGILLTEIVTYGRIPYPGMSNPEVIQNLERAYRMPKPEHCPDGLYNIMGMCWRETPDDRPTFEYLRSVLEDFLTATERQYQEDPCMSRKT; encoded by the exons ATGGGATGTAACTGCAGTTCGGATTATTCAGACACTGACTGGATTGAGAACTTGGATGAAATCTGTGAACACTGCAACTGTCCCATACCTCCCCAGTCAGGCAATCCA TACACAGATCAGCTGATTCCTTGCCATTCACAACATTCACCCCCCACATCACCGTTACCAG ACAACCTTGTGGAGGCCATATACAGCTATGAACCCAACCACGATGGCGACCTGGGCTTTGAGAAGGGAGACAAACTCAAGATCATCAGCAA GGAAGACCCGGAGTGGTATCTGGCGGAGTCACTCACAACAGGCCAGCAGGGCTTCATCCCACACAACTTTATTGCTATGACCACAGTGGAGACTCAACC GTGGTTCTTCAAGAGCATTTCTCGAAACGAAGCCATGAGGCTCCTCCTCGCTCCTGGGAATACGCAAGGCTCCTTCCTGATACGAGAGAGTGAAACAAGCCAAG GATCTTACTCCTTATCCATCCGGGACTTGGACCACAACACAGGTGAAGGAGTCAAGCACTACAGGATCCGCAACATGGACAACGGTGGCTTCTACATCACAGCCAAGATCTCCTTTAGCTCGCTGAGGGAGCTTGTCCAACATCACACGC GCGAGACAGATGGACTGTGCACAAAGCTGGGGAAGCCGTGTCAGTCGAGGGCACCGCAGAAGCCTTGGTGGCAGGATGAGTGGGAGATTCCCAGAGAGTCCCTGAAGCTGGTGCGCAGGCTCGGAGCAGGACAGTTTGGAGAAGTGTGGATGG GAGAATACAATAATGACAGGGAAGTGGCAATTAAAAAGCTGAAGATTGGCACGATGTCGGTGGAGGCCTTCTTGGCTGAGGCCAACATGATGAAGAACTTGCAACATCCTCGCCTCGTCCGCCTCTTTGCCGTGGTTACCCAGGAGCCGATTCTTATTGTGACGGAGTTCATGGAGAATG GGAGCCTCGTGGATTTCCTGAAAACAACGGAGGGAAGCAGTTTGCCCATGAACACTCTGATAGACATGGCATCTCAG GTGGCAGATGGAATGGCCTTTATTGAGCAGGAAAATTACATCCATCGAGACCTGAGAGCTGCCAACATCCTCGTGTCCCATGAACACATCTGTAAGATTGCAGACTTTGGACTCGCAAGACTCATTGAGGACAATGAGTACACAGCTAGAGAAG GTGCAAAGTTTCCCATCAAGTGGACTGCCCCAGAAGCTATTAACTACGGGACCTTCTCCATAAAATCAGATGTGTGGTCCTTTGGGATCCTCCTCACTGAAATAGTGACATATGGACGTATACCTTACCCTG GTATGTCCAACCCAGAGGTGATCCAGAACCTGGAGCGGGCCTACAGGATGCCAAAGCCAGAGCACTGTCCGGACGGGCTTTATAACATCATGGGCATGTGCTGGAGGGAGACCCCCGACGACAGGCCCACCTTCGAGTACCTGAGGAGCGTTCTGGAGGATTTCCTCACTGCCACAGAGAGGCAGTACCAGGAAGATCCCTGCATGAGCAGAAAGACATAA
- the LOC133015334 gene encoding probable histone deacetylase 1-B isoform X2, which yields MEPHLNLMASFLTLVTFLHQRPHKASGEEMTKYHSDDYIKFLRSIRPDNMSEYSKQMQRFNVGEDCPVFDGLFEFCQLSGGGSVAGAVKLNKQQTDIAINWAGGLHHAKKSEASGFCYVNDIVLAILELLKYHQRVLYIDIDIHHGDGVEEAFYTTDRVMTVSFHKYGEYFPGTGDLRDIGAGKGKYYAVNYPLRDGIDDESYEAIFRPIMAKVMEMYQPSAVVLQCGADSLSGDRLGCFNLTIKGHAKCVEYMKSFNLPLLMLGGGGYTIRNVARCWTYETAVALDSSIPNELPYNDYFEYFGPDFKLHISPSNMTNQNTTDYLEKIKQRLFENLRMLPHAPGVQMQAIPEDAVHEDSENEEEEDPNKRISIRAHDKRIACEEEFSDSEDEGEGGRRNAASFKKAKRAKTEGEKEGEEKEKKAEEETKEVKTEEKVPEEEKMDTSKPKEESKTP from the exons ATGGAGCCGCACCTAAATTTAATGGCCTCTTTCCTGACCCTTGTCACATTCCTCCACCAG CGTCCGCACAAAGCCAGCGGAGAGGAGATGACCAAGTACCACAGTGACGACTACATTAAATTCCTGCGTTCAATCCGACCTGACAACATGTCTGAGTACAGCAAACAAATGCAGAGAT TTAATGTTGGGGAGGACTGTCCGGTGTTCGACGGTTTATTTGAGTTCTGCCAGCTCTCAGGGGGGGGCTCTGTCG CCGGGGCTGTAAAGTTGAACAAGCAGCAGACGGACATCGCCATCAACTGGGCCGGGGGCCTGCATCACGCCAAGAAGTCTGAGGCTTCTGGGTTTTGCTATGTCAACGACATCGTCCTGGCTATTTTGGAATTACTGAA GTACCACCAGAGAGTTCTGTACATAGACATTGACATCCATCATGGCGACGGCGTGGAGGAGGCCTTCTACACCACAGACCGTGTAATGACCGTTTCCTTCCATAAGTATGGCGAGTACTTCCCTGGCACAGGAGATCTGAGG GACATCGGTGCCGGGAAGGGTAAATACTACGCTGTGAATTACCCACTGAGGGACGGGATTGACGATGAGTCATATGAAGCCATATTCAGACCT ATCATGGCCAAGGTGATGGAGATGTACCAGCCCAGTGCTGTGGTTCTGCAGTGTGGAGCCGATTCCTTGTCAGGAGACCGACTCGGCTGCTTCAACCTCACCATCAAAG GCCATGCTAAGTGTGTGGAGTACATGAAAAGCTTCAACCTGCCCCTGTTGatgttgggtggggggggctacACCATCCGTAACGTGGCCCGCTGCTGGACGTATGAAACTGCTGTAGCCCTTGATTCCTCCATCCCCAATG AGCTCCCATACAACGACTACTTTGAGTACTTTGGGCCGGACTTCAAGCTGCACATCAGCCCCTCCAACATGACCAACCAGAACACCACCGACTACCTGGAGAAGATCAA GCAGCGCTTGTTTGAGAACTTGCGAATGCTGCCTCACGCCCCAGGAGTCCAGATGCAGGCCATCCCAGAGGACGCCGTACATGAGGACAGTGAAAACGAGGAAGAAGAAGACCCCAACAAACGCATCTCCA TCCGTGCTCACGACAAGAGGATagcatgtgaggaggagttcTCTGACTCTGAGGATGAAGGCGAAGGAGGCCGCAGAAACGCAGCCAGCTTCAAGAAAGCCAAGCGAGCCAAGAcagagggggagaaggagggagaagaaaaggagaagaaagctgAAGAGGAAACGAAAG aagtgaaaacagaggagaaagtgccggaggaggagaaaatggaTACATCAAA GCCAAAAGAGGAATCCAAGACCCCCTGA